In one window of Heptranchias perlo isolate sHepPer1 chromosome 4, sHepPer1.hap1, whole genome shotgun sequence DNA:
- the prxl2c gene encoding peroxiredoxin-like 2C isoform X1, producing MTSGAPQIVQINRKPQDQLYPPPTIDTKAAEDCFVVDCCGSEIPFPALYGERKAILIFVRHFLCYACKEYVEDLAKIPQKYLMDVGVRLIVIGQSTHHHIKGFCTLTGYTHEIYVDPSRQIYKKLKMKQGETFHQAGRSLHVKSSMLIGILKSMWCAMKSPAFDFQGDPDQQGGALIVGPGDELHFGHLDSNRLDHAPINLLLQLAGVQTVDFINEAQTIDI from the exons ATGACCTCGGGAGCTCCCCAAATCGTGCAGATCAACCGAAAACCCCAGGACCAACTTTACCCACCTCCTACCATCGACACCAAGGCTGCTGAAGACTGCTTCGTTGTCGATTGTTGTGGAAGCGAAATACCTTTCCCCGCTTTGTATGGGGAGAGGAAAGCGATCCTAATTTTCGTCAGG cattttctctgTTACGCCTGCAAAGAGTATGTGGAGGATTTGGCAAAAATTCCACAGAAATATCTGATG GATGTTGGTGTCAGGCTAATAGTTATTGGACAATCCACCCATCACCATATTAAG GGTTTCTGCACATTAACTGGATATACTCATGAAATTTATGTTGACCCAAGCAGACaaatttataaaaaattaaaaatgaaacaagGGGAAACATTCCACCAAGCAG GTAGGAGTCTGCACGTCAAATCAAGCATGCTGATTGGAATTCTTAAGAGTATGTGGTGTGCAATGAAGAGCCCAGCATTTGACTTTCAAGGTGACCCAGATCAGCAAGGTGGAGCTTTGATTGTAGGGCCTG GAGATGAACTTCACTTTGGACATCTTGATTCAAATAGGTTGGATCATGCACCGATCAATTTATTGCTACAGTTGGCTGGAGTTCAAACAGTGGACTTCATCAATGAGGCACAGACCATTGACATTTGA